A genomic segment from Geitlerinema sp. PCC 7407 encodes:
- the sppA gene encoding signal peptide peptidase SppA yields MIWPFKPRYRRQIARIEITGAIAGDTRKRVLEALKTVEERKFPALMLRIDSPGGTVGDSQEIYSALTRLGQKIKIVASFGNISASGGVYIGMGAHHIVANPGTITGSIGVILRGNNLERLLDKVGVSFKVIKSGPYKDILAFDRELTDPEKDILQSLIDTSYQQFVHTVATARQLSVETVKSFADGRIFTGEQALELGVVDRLGTEEDARRWTAELVGLDPEKAVCCTLGDSKKSLVQRVVGSQSQLDRLGLGNLSGSMDWLNFELETSGLPLWLYRP; encoded by the coding sequence ATGATTTGGCCGTTTAAGCCCCGCTACCGCAGACAAATTGCCCGCATCGAAATCACCGGCGCGATCGCCGGCGACACCCGCAAGCGCGTCCTCGAAGCGCTCAAAACCGTTGAGGAGCGCAAGTTTCCCGCCCTCATGCTGCGCATCGACAGCCCCGGTGGCACCGTCGGCGACTCCCAGGAAATCTACAGCGCCCTGACCCGCCTCGGCCAAAAAATCAAAATCGTTGCCAGCTTTGGCAATATTTCCGCCTCAGGCGGCGTTTACATTGGCATGGGTGCTCACCACATCGTGGCCAATCCTGGCACCATCACCGGCAGCATCGGCGTGATCCTGCGCGGCAACAACCTCGAGCGGCTGCTCGACAAAGTTGGGGTGTCCTTCAAGGTCATCAAGTCCGGCCCCTACAAAGACATCTTGGCCTTCGATCGCGAGCTGACCGATCCAGAGAAAGACATCCTGCAAAGCCTGATCGACACTAGCTATCAGCAGTTTGTCCACACCGTCGCCACCGCTCGCCAGCTGAGCGTCGAAACGGTCAAGAGCTTTGCGGATGGGCGCATCTTTACCGGTGAGCAGGCGCTGGAGCTGGGAGTCGTCGATCGCCTCGGCACCGAAGAGGACGCCCGCCGATGGACCGCTGAGCTGGTCGGCCTCGACCCTGAGAAAGCGGTTTGCTGCACCCTCGGCGACTCCAAGAAGTCCCTGGTTCAGCGGGTGGTGGGCAGCCAAAGTCAGCTCGATCGCCTAGGCCTTGGCAATCTCTCAGGATCTATGGATTGGCTGAACTTCGAGCTGGAAACCAGCGGCCTGCCCCTGTGGCTCTATCGCCCGTAG
- a CDS encoding HEAT repeat domain-containing protein — protein sequence MSLPDLSLISQQLESDSTRDRMVALASLRNVPSVDAVPLIKKVLNDESLQIRSMAVFALGIKATDESYPLLLEILETESDYGLRADAAGALGYLGDLRAYEPLVRAFYEDTDWLVRFSAAVALGNLGDVRARDVLMEALASEEVVIQQAAIAALGEIGAYEAIDAILAFAQSEDWLVRQMLAEALAKLPTPKSISALKYLEKDSHPNVSESARICLQRLADSGHAI from the coding sequence ATGAGTCTTCCTGATCTAAGCCTGATTTCTCAGCAGCTCGAAAGCGACAGCACCCGCGATCGCATGGTTGCCCTGGCCTCCCTGCGCAACGTGCCCTCGGTGGACGCCGTCCCCTTAATCAAAAAAGTTCTAAACGACGAAAGTCTCCAAATCCGCTCCATGGCCGTGTTTGCCCTCGGCATCAAGGCCACAGATGAGAGCTATCCCCTCCTGCTCGAAATTTTGGAAACTGAGAGTGACTATGGTCTGCGGGCAGACGCGGCGGGTGCCCTCGGGTATCTGGGCGATCTGCGGGCCTATGAACCCCTGGTGCGGGCCTTCTATGAAGACACCGACTGGCTTGTGCGCTTTAGCGCGGCGGTCGCCCTAGGAAACCTGGGAGACGTCAGAGCGCGGGACGTGCTGATGGAAGCCCTCGCCAGCGAAGAGGTCGTGATCCAGCAAGCGGCGATCGCTGCTCTCGGGGAAATCGGCGCCTACGAAGCGATTGATGCCATCCTGGCCTTTGCGCAGTCAGAAGACTGGCTGGTGCGCCAGATGCTGGCCGAAGCCCTGGCCAAGCTGCCCACGCCCAAGAGCATTTCCGCCCTCAAATACCTCGAAAAAGACAGCCACCCCAACGTCTCTGAGTCAGCCAGAATTTGCCTCCAGCGCTTGGCAGATAGCGGCCACGCCATCTAG
- the aroH gene encoding chorismate mutase — MEWRVRAIRGATTVSENSVEAIREAVHELLEALETYNQLDPEQIISATFTVTRDLDAVFPAAIARERPRWDSVPLLDVQQMYVKESLERCIRFLIHFNTQNPDAPIYHPYLRDAQTLRPDLSIPQVSLSS, encoded by the coding sequence GTGGAGTGGCGAGTTCGGGCGATTCGAGGTGCAACGACTGTCTCAGAAAATTCGGTTGAAGCGATTCGTGAAGCAGTCCACGAACTGCTAGAAGCGCTGGAAACCTACAACCAGCTCGATCCCGAACAAATCATCAGCGCGACCTTCACGGTTACTCGCGATCTCGATGCGGTTTTTCCGGCGGCGATCGCCCGGGAGCGCCCCCGCTGGGACAGCGTCCCCCTGCTAGATGTTCAGCAGATGTATGTGAAGGAAAGCCTCGAGCGCTGCATTCGCTTCCTAATTCATTTCAATACCCAAAATCCTGACGCGCCAATCTACCATCCCTACCTGCGGGATGCCCAAACCCTTAGACCTGACCTGAGCATTCCGCAGGTTTCTCTGTCGTCTTAG
- the cobU gene encoding bifunctional adenosylcobinamide kinase/adenosylcobinamide-phosphate guanylyltransferase, giving the protein MTQTTLGPQALVIVTGPARSGKSEWAEGLAATWQSVIYVATSQADPDDQEWQARLDLHRQRRPAQWQLQEVPVDLAGAIAQAPAGACLLIDSLGTWLANLLEQDETQWQSTLADLCAAIAARQSAVIIVAEETGWGVVPAYPVGRLFRDRLGTAVRSLSAIADAVHLVTGGYALNLTQLGTPLTALAIAPQAPK; this is encoded by the coding sequence ATGACACAGACAACTCTCGGACCGCAGGCGCTGGTGATCGTGACGGGGCCAGCCCGCTCGGGCAAAAGTGAATGGGCCGAGGGGCTGGCAGCCACTTGGCAAAGCGTGATCTATGTGGCGACGTCCCAAGCGGATCCTGACGATCAAGAGTGGCAGGCGCGCCTTGACCTGCATCGCCAGCGCCGCCCAGCCCAGTGGCAGCTGCAAGAGGTGCCGGTCGACCTGGCCGGAGCGATCGCCCAGGCGCCCGCAGGCGCCTGCCTGCTGATCGACTCTCTGGGGACCTGGCTGGCCAATCTGCTCGAACAAGACGAAACCCAGTGGCAGAGCACGCTGGCGGATCTGTGCGCGGCGATCGCCGCACGCCAGAGCGCGGTGATTATCGTGGCGGAGGAAACCGGCTGGGGCGTGGTGCCGGCGTACCCCGTGGGGCGGCTGTTTCGCGATCGCTTGGGGACGGCGGTGCGCTCTCTGAGCGCGATCGCCGATGCCGTGCACCTAGTCACCGGCGGGTACGCGCTGAACCTGACTCAGCTGGGCACACCGCTCACCGCCCTTGCGATCGCCCCACAGGCTCCCAAGTAG